One window from the genome of Pseudomonas sp. L5B5 encodes:
- the lexA gene encoding transcriptional repressor LexA translates to MYSMTNLSPRRSAILTFIRERIADHGQPPSLAEISQAFGFASRSVARKHVLALTEAGFIEVNPHQARGIRLLNQPRRPELLEIPVLGRVAAGAPIGVDAEVHGQLLLDPGMFSRTPDYLLRVQGDSMIDDGILDGDLVAVRRSSDVRNGQTVIARLDGEVTIKRFERKGQGIRLLPRNPAYQPIEVTADHELFIEGVFCGLVRQG, encoded by the coding sequence ATGTACTCCATGACGAATTTATCTCCCCGGCGCAGTGCCATCCTGACCTTTATCCGCGAACGCATCGCCGATCACGGCCAGCCCCCAAGCCTCGCTGAAATCAGCCAGGCCTTCGGTTTCGCCTCGCGCAGCGTGGCGCGCAAGCACGTGCTGGCCCTGACCGAGGCCGGGTTCATCGAGGTCAACCCGCATCAGGCCCGGGGCATTCGCCTGCTCAACCAGCCGCGGCGTCCCGAGTTGCTGGAGATCCCGGTGCTGGGGCGGGTGGCTGCCGGTGCGCCGATCGGTGTCGATGCCGAGGTACACGGCCAGTTGCTGCTGGACCCGGGGATGTTCAGCCGTACCCCGGACTACCTGTTGCGGGTCCAGGGCGATTCGATGATCGACGACGGCATCCTCGACGGTGACCTGGTGGCGGTACGCCGCAGCAGCGATGTGCGCAATGGCCAGACCGTGATCGCCCGGCTGGACGGCGAGGTGACCATCAAGCGTTTCGAGCGCAAGGGCCAGGGCATCCGCCTGCTGCCGCGCAACCCGGCCTACCAGCCGATCGAGGTCACGGCCGATCACGAACTGTTCATCGAAGGCGTGTTCTGCGGCCTGGTGAGGCAAGGCTGA